Proteins co-encoded in one Nicotiana sylvestris chromosome 7, ASM39365v2, whole genome shotgun sequence genomic window:
- the LOC138873401 gene encoding uncharacterized protein, with translation MGGILQFMDSMTQAGLFPADPAISQAGGEHRPSICSCSVSDPQYEIQSLNMYIPPSDREELRYQFEHLEQGQMSMIDYEARLSELSRHALMILPTDAEKVQRFITGLHPGLRDIAKGVESRFSRTRGPGFRESSEVPQPGVEVTSGGVPYSAPPPPPRGSPVRPYFSAMPESSYRLPAIQGSSGGYSSPQGSSDSYFSAIPESSYHPLAIQASSIISPKPLGTHVYVSTHVDDSVVVDRIYRSCVVTFCDFETRVELMLLDIIDFEAWKMVENGCLAYVRNTTIESLTIDSVPVVREFADVFPSDLPGMPPDRDIDFCIDLSPGTKPVSTPPYRMALKGLNELKEQLEELLANGFVRPSVPPWGAPVLFMKKKDRTMWMFIAYRQLNKVTIKNKYSLPHIDDLFD, from the exons ATGGGCGGTATACTGcagttcatggattctatgactcaggctggtttatttccagcagatccagcTATATCACAGGCAGGAGGGGAGCACAGACCCTCAATATGTAGTTGCAGTGTATCAGACCCTCAATATGAAATTCAGTCTCTCAATAT GTACATTCCACCCTCTGATAGGGAAGAActgcggtatcagtttgagcatctagagcagggtcagatgtctatgatcgattatgaggcgaggttaTCCGAGTTGTCTCgtcatgcactcatgatacttcccactGATGCAGAGAAAGTGCAGAGatttattacggggttgcaccctG GATTGAGGGATATCGCCaaaggggtagagagcagatttAGCAGGACAAGAGGGCCCGGTTTTCGGGAGAGTTCAGAGGTTCCCCAGCCAGGGGTAGAGGTCACTTCGGGAGGGGTTccgtattcagcaccaccaccacctcccCGAGGTTCTCCAGTGAGACCATATTTCAGTGCGATGccggagagttcttaccgcctaccagctattcagggttcctccggcGGTTATTCAAGTCCACAAGGTTCTTCTGATTCTTATTTCAGTGCTATACCGGAGAGTTCATACCATCCACTGGCTATCCAGGCTTCTTCCA TTATTTCTCCTAAGCCTTTGGGCACTCATGTTTATGTGTCCACTCATGTGGacgattctgtggttgtggatcgaatctaccggtcctgtgtggtcaccTTCTGCGATTTTGAGACTAGAGTGGAACTCATGTTGCTTGACATaatcgactttgag GCTTGGAAAATGGTTGAGAACGGGTGTTTGGCTTATGTTCGGAACACCACTATAGAGTCTCTGacaattgattcagttccagtagttcgagagttcgcggatgtgtttccttctgatcttcctggcatgccaccagatcgtgatattgatttttgtattgatttgtcTCCAGGCACCAAGCCTGTATCAAccccaccgtaccgtatggctctGAAAGGGTTGaatgagttgaaggagcagcttgaagAGTTGTTAGCAAATGGGTTTGTTAGACCCAGTGTaccgccttggggtgcaccagtgttatttatgaagaagaaggataggaCTATGTGGATGTTCATTgcttaccgccagttgaacaaagtcaccatcaagaacaagtattcgtTACCtcatatcgatgatttgtttgactag